The sequence GTGCTGGAATATCTTCAGAAGCTCACCGGAAAACTTCCGGCCGGCGTTACACCAACCTTGGGACCGGATGCTACGGGAGTCGGGTGGGTCTATCAGTACGCGTTGGTGGACGAATCTGGAGCACACGATCTGGCTCAGCTCCGCGGCCTTCAAGACTGGTACCTGCGCTACCAATTAGAAAGTGTGCCAGGAGTGGCAGAAGTGGCAGCGATCGGCGGGTTCGTCAAACAATATCAAATCGAGGTAGACCCGAACACGTTGGCCGCCTATCGATTGTCGATCAAGACGATCATCGAAGCGGTCCGGAACAGCAATGCGGAGGTGAGCGGCCGTGTCTTGGAAATGGCCGGCACGGAATACGTGATTCGAGGGCGCGGCTACCTGCGCTCGGTTGAGGATATTGAATTAATCCCTGTCGGGACAGATGGTCGCGGCACGCCTACCTTGATTCGTGATATCGCCCATGTCCACATCGGGCCGGACCAGCGGCGAGGGATCGCTGAGTTGGACGGCAAGGGCCAGACCGTGGGAGGCATTGTGATCATGCGGGCCGGCGAACATGCGCTCGCCGTGATCGAGCGGATCAAAGCCCGGCTGGATGAGATCACACCAGCCCTGCCAAAGGGTGTGCACATTATTCCTACCTATGATCGATCAGATCTCATTCATCGGGCCATCGCCGTGCTCCGCGAAAAGCTCGTGGAGGAGAGTGTCATCGTTAGCCTGGTCGCCGTGCTGTTTCTGTTCCATCTACGCAGTGCGTTGGTGGCCATCCTCATTCTGCCCGTGGCCGTGCTCCTCGCCTTCATTCCGATGGCCTACTTGAAGATCACGTCTAACATCATGTCGCTCGGTGGGATCGCCATTGCTATTGGCGCAATGGTCGATGCCGCCATTGTGATGGTGGAGAACGCGCATAAGCGGTTGGAGCAACATCCCCATTCGGACAGGATTGAGACCATCATCTCGGCGGCCAAAGAAGTCGGCCGTCCCTTGTTCTTCTCGCTGCTGGTGATCGCCGTGTCGTTCCTGCCGATTTTTGCCCTGGAAGCGCAGGAGAGTCGACTGTTTACGCCGTTGGCGTATACCAAGACATTTGCGATGCTCGCTGCCACCGGGCTCTCGGTGACGTTGGCTCCTGTGCTGATGGTCCTGCTGATCCGGGGGCGTATCCGAGCGGAAGCCATAAATCCCTTGAACCGGCTGCTGATATTTTTATATCGGCCCATCCTTTCGGGTGCGTTGCGCGTTCGGTGGCTGACATTGGCGCTGGCAGTGGCGGCAGTCGGGCTCACGGTGCCGGTGTTCATGCGCCTGGGGGCTGAATTCATGCCACCACTGAACGAGGGGACCATCCTCTACATGCCAACCACCGTCCCCGGCCTTTCGATCCCCGAAGCGGCCAAGGTGTTGCAGGTCCAGGACCAGCTACTCACGACCTTTCCCGAAGTGGAGCGGGTGTTCGGCAAGATGGGGAAGGCCCCCACGGCCACCGATCCGGCCTTTGTCGGGATGGCTGAGATCACAGTCACCCTCAAACCGGAAGCGCACTGGCGACCCGGCATGACCTGGGACCGTTTGCTGGATGAGATGGATGCCAAGCTGCGCATTCCTGGCTTTCCGAACATTTGGTGGATGCCGATCCAGACCCGCACGGAAATGATCACGACCGGTGTCCGAAGTCCCGTCGGGATTAAAGTCCTGGGACCGGATCTGAAGATGATTGAGAAAATTGGAATAGACATCGAGCAGGTCCTGGCGAGCGTGCCAGGCACCAAGAGCGCATTCGCGGAACGGCTCAACGAAGGGTACTATCTGGACCTGATCGTGAACCGACGCGAAGCGGCCCGCTACGGCCTGACGGTGGGAGATGTGCAAGCGGTCATTACTACAGCCATAGGGGGAGAAACCGTCACGACCACGGTCGAGGGGCGGGAGCGGTATCCGGTCACGGTCCGCTATCAGCGTGAGCTGCGCGATGACCCTGACCGGCTCAAGCGGGTGCTGATCCCCACATCAAGTGGTACGCAGATCCCACTCGGACAGGTCGCGGAGATGGTGATCACGCAGGGGCCGACGTCGATCGCGGATGAGGCCGGGGCGCTGGCCGGTCTCGTGTCGGTTGCGGTCAGTGGACGCGACTTGCGCGGCTATGTCCAGGACGCCCAACGAGCGGTTCGAGACCGGGTAACAGTACCTCCTGGGTACCGACTGATTTGGACCGGTCAATACGAGCATCTGGTGCGGGCTGAAGAGCGATTAAAGCTGGTCGTCCCCATAACTCTGGCCTTGATCCTCTTGTTGCTGTATCTGAATTTTCGGTCGCTGGCGAAATCGCTGATCGTGCTGCTGTCCGTCCCCTTCGCCGCGATCGGGGCGATCTGGTATCTCGACTATCTGGGCTACAACCTCAGCGTGGCGGTCTGGGTGGGCATCATCGCGCTGGCCGGTGTGGCGGCGGAGACGGGCGTGGTGATGCTCGTCTATCTGGACGAAGCCTATGAGCGTCGAGTGCGTGAAGGTCGCATGACGACCGTTCACGACCTGCGCGAAACCATCATGGAGGGCGCAGTTCAGCGGGTCCGGCCCAAGATGATGACCGTCGCCGCGATTATGGGCGGGTTGCTCCCGATCATGTGGACCACCGGCACGGGCGCCGACGTGATGAAACGGATTGCCGCGCCCATGATTGGCGGCATGGTGAGCTCGACAGTGCTCACGCTGCTGGTGATTCCGGTCCTCTATGGCCTGTGGCGTGGACCATGGTCAAGGCCTGGCATCAAGTGATGATTCTGGTGGATGCGCATCGATGTGCTGGGGTCACTGTGAGATGGCCCCGATCTCGCTGAGTCAATAGACGCTCCGGAGTGCAGTCGGCCTGCACAAAGAGGCTGTTAGAGGCTCTTCCGATTTCGGAAGTAGTTCCAGACATCAATCGTATCGAGC comes from Nitrospira sp. and encodes:
- a CDS encoding CusA/CzcA family heavy metal efflux RND transporter, translated to MIARLIEGSARNPILVLLCVLLLAAWGAWAVLQVPLDAIPDLSDVQVIIYTEWSGHSPTLIEDQITYPIVTSLLAGPSVKRVRGVSEYGVSYVYVIFEDRTDVYWARSRVLEYLQKLTGKLPAGVTPTLGPDATGVGWVYQYALVDESGAHDLAQLRGLQDWYLRYQLESVPGVAEVAAIGGFVKQYQIEVDPNTLAAYRLSIKTIIEAVRNSNAEVSGRVLEMAGTEYVIRGRGYLRSVEDIELIPVGTDGRGTPTLIRDIAHVHIGPDQRRGIAELDGKGQTVGGIVIMRAGEHALAVIERIKARLDEITPALPKGVHIIPTYDRSDLIHRAIAVLREKLVEESVIVSLVAVLFLFHLRSALVAILILPVAVLLAFIPMAYLKITSNIMSLGGIAIAIGAMVDAAIVMVENAHKRLEQHPHSDRIETIISAAKEVGRPLFFSLLVIAVSFLPIFALEAQESRLFTPLAYTKTFAMLAATGLSVTLAPVLMVLLIRGRIRAEAINPLNRLLIFLYRPILSGALRVRWLTLALAVAAVGLTVPVFMRLGAEFMPPLNEGTILYMPTTVPGLSIPEAAKVLQVQDQLLTTFPEVERVFGKMGKAPTATDPAFVGMAEITVTLKPEAHWRPGMTWDRLLDEMDAKLRIPGFPNIWWMPIQTRTEMITTGVRSPVGIKVLGPDLKMIEKIGIDIEQVLASVPGTKSAFAERLNEGYYLDLIVNRREAARYGLTVGDVQAVITTAIGGETVTTTVEGRERYPVTVRYQRELRDDPDRLKRVLIPTSSGTQIPLGQVAEMVITQGPTSIADEAGALAGLVSVAVSGRDLRGYVQDAQRAVRDRVTVPPGYRLIWTGQYEHLVRAEERLKLVVPITLALILLLLYLNFRSLAKSLIVLLSVPFAAIGAIWYLDYLGYNLSVAVWVGIIALAGVAAETGVVMLVYLDEAYERRVREGRMTTVHDLRETIMEGAVQRVRPKMMTVAAIMGGLLPIMWTTGTGADVMKRIAAPMIGGMVSSTVLTLLVIPVLYGLWRGPWSRPGIK